The Novipirellula aureliae DNA window TGTCGTTCGACTTGATCAAATCAGCCAGTTTCTCTGGGGACTCACTACCCGTTTCGGCTGCCAAAAATGCGCCCACTTTCGCACCGTAGCGGCCCAGGTCGTCGACGACGCCTTGCAGCGATGTGTACCGCGGATCGTCGGTCGTGTCAGGAATCCCACCGATTTGGTTGATCACGACGGATGCCCCGAGGCGGTAGGCCAGCTGCATCGCTGCCTTGGTCGCATCGACACGGCGATCCAAATCGGTGGGGTTGTCGTAGCCCCGACGGGTTGGAAATCGAACGGCGGCAACCCGCAAATTCAGATCATTCAGCATTTTCCGCAATTGTCTAAGCCCAGTGTCCGATAATTCCGAAGGGCGAATGCCATTTCTTGCATTTATTTCCACCGCCGTCGCACCAAGTTGCGATGCTAGCTGCAATGCTTTGGAAAGCTGGACCGGCAAGCTATCAATTCGGACTGCTATTTTTATTTCCGCCACGTTGATTTCTCATTTTGCGATTTTTTTTCAGATGATTCGCTCGTTTCGAACCATTCGACTAAGCGGTAGTTTACGCAACCGTGACTCGAGCGATAGAGCGCCCATCGATCGAAAATACCTTCCAGATCGATGGAGCGTTATTGCAATTTTGGCAATAGCGCTAGCTGCCTTCACGGGCACCGGACTCACCGATATCGGACAAGCAGGATTGTTGCAAGCAGAAAACATTCAGCAAACCGACACGGGGCCGGCCATGGGAAGTCCGATCCAGGAAAAATTGGAGGAACTACAACAACGGTTTGATGAATCGCTAAAATCGTTCGTCTGGGATTTTTCCCGTTCAGCCGATACCAACTATGATGGTTGGCCCGATGATTGGCAACGTCGAACGGGCAATCGCTACCCACAATACGTCAAAATAGCGATCGAAGCCCATGATCTTAAGGTAATGCGTGAAACTCGCGACGTCGATGCGACCGTCATGCGGTTTTGGCCGAGCATCCGAAAATGGTTTCCCTCCTTGCCTGTTTTGCCTCCGTCGCTTGCCGATCTATTGTGTGACCGTTATTTGCGGATTGAACTCGACGGTGGTTTGGCCATGGTTCAATCGCAAAAGGTGCCGACGAGTCGAATGTATCAATACAGGTTTTCGGCCGACATCATGACAAGCGGACTGCGTCACGATACCGCGCGTGCCGAGTTGGTATTTGTCGACGAACAAGGGATGGAATTGGAGTCGCATTCGACACCGATCGTCCGCGGGTCAAGCGGTTGGAAAGAGTACGCCGTAAACAACCTCCGCGCTCCGAGGCTGGCAAAGTACATGTTCGTGCGGGTCTCCGTCGAGGGCGGTGAAGACGGCTTGGAAGACATTCGTGGTTTCATTGGTTTTGACAATTTGCGAGTGGAGCCGTTTCCCCAGCTTCAGCTCGTGACCGATCGTCCGCTTGGTATCTACGACTATGGCAGCGGGGTGACAGCAACGGCGGTAGTGCTTGGGCTACCCAAGGGTGCGTCCCGGGTTCGGTTTCACCTATTTGATGCCGACAAGAACGAAATGGCGTCGGAAGCGTCGAGCATCCGAAGCTTGGTGCAATCCACCCCGATCCCCTCGAACATCTCCGTTTCAAGTGAACCCAGCGAATCTCGCTCGGCGACGACGGACATGCGTTTCGATTGGAAAATGCCTCGTCTTTCGCCTGGGTTCTACACCGTGAAGGCGGTGATTGAAGGAACGGGCGTTGACGAATTGGAATCTCAAACCACGTTGGCGGTCATTGAACCACTCGTTGAAAAACGGGGATTTGGATGCTTTGGATGGACGCTTCCCTACCAGAATCAGAGGGATACGGCTCGAACAGCTTTGGATCCATCTGCGATCCAAACGCAGGGTCAACATAGCACCATCGGGATTCCTCAGGACGACGGCACGATTCCGCCCCGCGATTTCGTGAATTGGTTGTTGCAAATCGGGGTCGACTGGGTCAAGTACCCTGCTTGGATCGCTCCTGATGATGAAGTTCGAGCCAGTCAGATTGCGGATCTGTTCACACGACTGCAAGACAGCAAAATTCAGACGGTCGGGTTGCTTGATCGACCACCGGAGGATCAGTTTGCGAATTACGATTTG harbors:
- a CDS encoding sugar phosphate isomerase/epimerase family protein, with the protein product MAEIKIAVRIDSLPVQLSKALQLASQLGATAVEINARNGIRPSELSDTGLRQLRKMLNDLNLRVAAVRFPTRRGYDNPTDLDRRVDATKAAMQLAYRLGASVVINQIGGIPDTTDDPRYTSLQGVVDDLGRYGAKVGAFLAAETGSESPEKLADLIKSNDNAYIAAALNPGQLIINRHSPREAIRALGDRIQVVSAVDGVIDLSAGRGISVPLGQGTADFPELLGMLEDFPFRGYFVVGRQQMPSDTVLEELQQGIEYLGNL